From the Chloroflexus aurantiacus J-10-fl genome, one window contains:
- a CDS encoding ABC transporter ATP-binding protein, which produces MRITVEHLTKRFGSVLANNRLTISFAAGQIHGVLGENGAGKSTLMKLLSGYMQPDEGQILFDGVPSRLCGPADALKAGVGMVHQEPLDVPAFSVLENLLCAAPRGVFSSRRAAQTALLELAERLGFAVDPAARLDQLTIGQRQQIEIMRLLLCGAQVLILDEPTTGITAAQTRALFAALRQIAAEGRTILFVSHKLEEVAELCDTVTVLRNGEVVPPGQLPMPQPQEYLLALMFGDAGASSAVYRPLPAITAPPVWELRQVTVRSGSLQIHDLNHTFAAGRIIGLAGLDGSGQQVLLRLLAGQITPERGQVLVNGRDLTGAGSLAFRQAGIEYLPADRLHDGMIGAFSLTDHFALLQRNGMIVDRRSAEELARQAIADYQIKATPITPIAALSGGNQQRAMLALVPPNARGILAEQPTRGLDVASARAIWGRLQARRDAGCCVVFASPDLDEIMEYSDEVIVCFAGRIGPPMPRALLSSGRLAELIGGVGFEALVEAV; this is translated from the coding sequence ATGCGGATAACGGTTGAACATCTCACAAAACGATTTGGGTCGGTGTTGGCCAACAATCGGCTTACCATTTCGTTTGCCGCCGGCCAGATACACGGTGTGCTGGGCGAAAATGGTGCCGGTAAGAGCACGCTGATGAAGCTGTTGTCTGGCTATATGCAACCGGACGAGGGGCAGATACTGTTTGACGGTGTGCCCAGCCGGTTGTGCGGGCCGGCTGACGCTCTGAAGGCCGGGGTGGGGATGGTGCATCAGGAGCCGTTAGATGTGCCGGCCTTTTCCGTATTAGAGAATCTGCTTTGCGCTGCGCCACGAGGGGTCTTCTCGTCGCGGCGGGCCGCCCAGACGGCATTGCTGGAACTCGCTGAACGATTGGGTTTTGCGGTTGATCCGGCAGCCCGCCTCGATCAGTTGACGATTGGGCAGCGGCAACAGATTGAAATTATGCGCCTGTTGTTGTGTGGCGCACAGGTGTTGATTCTCGATGAGCCAACTACCGGCATTACCGCAGCGCAGACACGGGCCTTGTTCGCGGCGTTACGCCAGATTGCCGCTGAAGGCCGTACTATTCTGTTTGTCTCGCATAAGCTGGAGGAAGTGGCTGAACTGTGCGATACGGTCACTGTGTTGCGGAATGGTGAGGTGGTGCCACCCGGCCAGTTGCCGATGCCACAACCCCAGGAGTATCTCCTGGCGCTGATGTTTGGCGATGCCGGTGCTTCGTCAGCAGTCTATCGTCCGCTACCGGCCATCACCGCCCCACCGGTGTGGGAGTTGCGGCAGGTAACGGTGCGTAGTGGCTCGCTTCAGATCCACGATCTTAATCACACCTTCGCCGCCGGGCGTATCATCGGGCTGGCCGGTCTTGATGGCAGTGGTCAGCAGGTGTTGCTGCGTTTGCTGGCGGGTCAGATCACGCCAGAACGTGGGCAAGTTTTGGTTAACGGGCGGGATCTGACCGGCGCCGGTTCGCTTGCGTTTCGTCAGGCCGGGATTGAATATTTGCCGGCGGATCGGTTGCACGATGGGATGATTGGTGCATTTTCGCTCACCGATCATTTTGCTTTGCTGCAACGAAACGGGATGATTGTAGATCGTCGCTCGGCTGAAGAGCTGGCCCGGCAGGCGATTGCCGATTATCAGATCAAGGCTACCCCGATCACGCCAATTGCGGCGCTTTCCGGTGGTAATCAGCAGCGGGCTATGCTGGCGTTAGTGCCGCCGAATGCCCGGGGTATTCTTGCCGAGCAACCCACCCGTGGCCTGGATGTCGCTTCGGCGCGGGCGATCTGGGGACGCTTGCAGGCTCGGCGCGACGCCGGGTGCTGTGTGGTCTTTGCGTCGCCCGATCTGGACGAGATTATGGAGTATAGCGATGAGGTCATCGTGTGCTTTGCCGGACGGATCGGTCCGCCGATGCCACGGGCACTGTTGTCGTCAGGACGATTGGCCGAGCTGATCGGTGGGGTCGGCTTTGAGGCGTTGGTGGAGGCGGTATGA
- a CDS encoding BMP family lipoprotein yields MRVRVVHWPLLVLVLFSLLVAACGTQPAAQPTAGPAEPTSAAGEEFTFGMVLVGPINDGGWNQAHYEAAQYVVEKLPGVKFIYIDKVNPADRPNVKVEQAIEELIGQGARLIITNSAEFADGTNVAAAAHPEVAFIHASGDKVLTGEAPANVRNLMGRMEYGKMIAGCAAALTTEAGRLAYLGPLIDPETRRLVNSTYLGARYCWENYRGRSADDLAFKVTWIGFWFNIPGVTLDPTKVANDFINEGYDVILSGIDTTEAIVEANKATQAGKRVFAVPYDFKGACAQGEAVCLGVPYFNWGPDYKRLVELARAGQWEPAWEWVGPNWSNLNDPDTSMIGFVKGPALSAENAAKLDEFIAKLADGSLNLFTGPLYYQDGSVFVPEGQVADDKTIWYTSQLLAGIEGQSAP; encoded by the coding sequence ATGAGAGTCCGCGTTGTTCACTGGCCGTTGTTGGTGCTTGTCCTGTTCAGTCTGCTGGTAGCTGCCTGTGGAACGCAACCGGCTGCTCAACCAACGGCTGGCCCCGCTGAACCAACGTCAGCCGCCGGCGAGGAGTTCACTTTTGGGATGGTGCTGGTCGGGCCAATTAACGATGGTGGCTGGAATCAGGCCCATTACGAGGCCGCCCAGTATGTGGTTGAGAAGCTGCCGGGCGTGAAGTTTATCTACATTGATAAGGTCAATCCGGCAGATCGACCGAATGTCAAGGTTGAGCAGGCTATCGAAGAGTTGATCGGTCAGGGGGCACGCCTGATCATCACCAACTCGGCGGAATTCGCCGATGGCACTAATGTTGCTGCTGCTGCCCATCCTGAGGTGGCGTTTATTCATGCGTCCGGTGACAAGGTGCTGACCGGTGAAGCGCCGGCCAATGTGCGAAACCTGATGGGTCGTATGGAATACGGGAAGATGATTGCCGGCTGTGCGGCGGCGCTGACGACTGAAGCCGGGCGGCTGGCTTACCTTGGCCCGCTGATCGACCCCGAGACTCGCCGGTTGGTGAATTCAACCTATCTCGGTGCACGTTATTGCTGGGAAAACTATCGCGGTCGTTCAGCAGATGATCTGGCCTTTAAGGTGACATGGATCGGTTTCTGGTTCAACATTCCCGGTGTGACGCTTGATCCAACCAAGGTTGCTAACGATTTTATTAACGAGGGCTACGACGTTATTCTGTCAGGGATCGATACCACTGAGGCAATTGTCGAAGCCAATAAGGCAACGCAGGCCGGGAAGCGGGTCTTTGCGGTGCCCTACGATTTCAAAGGTGCCTGCGCCCAGGGTGAGGCGGTCTGTCTGGGTGTGCCGTACTTCAATTGGGGTCCCGATTACAAGCGTCTGGTTGAGCTGGCCCGCGCCGGTCAGTGGGAGCCGGCCTGGGAGTGGGTTGGGCCGAACTGGAGCAACTTGAACGATCCTGACACGAGCATGATCGGTTTTGTGAAGGGGCCGGCGCTGAGTGCTGAGAATGCCGCGAAGCTTGATGAGTTCATTGCAAAGCTGGCCGATGGTAGCCTGAATCTCTTCACCGGCCCACTGTACTATCAGGATGGAAGTGTCTTTGTGCCGGAAGGTCAGGTCGCCGACGATAAGACGATCTGGTATACCTCGCAGTTGCTGGCCGGTATCGAAGGTCAGAGTGCGCCGTAA
- the malQ gene encoding 4-alpha-glucanotransferase codes for MTTTNGSPVQVRGFGLQRASGILLHPSSLPGPWGIGDLGPMAYRFVDFLVAAGQSLWQVLPLGPTGYGDSPYQCFSAFAGNPLLISLDDIIEQGLLTIEEARATLSRLPADRVDYGALIPAKQSLLRRSFERFQSGHGAHLRPDYQRFCEANAEWLTDYAQFMAIKESQGGVSWHDWRPDLRDRKPAALGQARHELATTIAYHQYLQFLFFRQWQSLKAYANQQGVLIIGDAPIFVADDSADVWANRDLFFVDEHGRPTVVAGVPPDYFSATGQRWGNPLYRWERMAATGYRWWVARMRQAFTLYDILRLDHFRGFEAYWEVPASAPTAVDGRWVAGPGADLFNVLQAELGTLPIIAEDLGLITPEVEALRQAFELPGMKVLQFAFGYDPANPYLPHNYTPNYVVYTGTHDNDTTIGWFATLDPATRAAVLTYLGRTEETIDIAWDLMRLGMMSVANYAITPLQDVLRLGSEARMNTPGRLGGNWAWRFSAEALSAELADRLRQLTFIYRRLQPANT; via the coding sequence ATGACAACAACTAACGGCTCTCCAGTTCAGGTGCGAGGATTTGGACTGCAACGGGCAAGCGGCATTCTCCTTCATCCCTCATCCCTACCCGGCCCATGGGGAATCGGTGATCTTGGCCCGATGGCGTATCGATTCGTCGATTTTTTGGTTGCGGCGGGGCAATCACTCTGGCAGGTGCTCCCGCTTGGCCCTACCGGCTACGGTGACTCGCCCTACCAGTGCTTTTCGGCCTTTGCCGGCAATCCATTGTTGATCAGTCTGGATGACATCATCGAACAGGGATTGCTCACGATTGAGGAAGCACGGGCCACACTGTCCAGATTACCCGCCGACCGGGTTGATTACGGGGCACTCATTCCAGCCAAACAATCCCTGCTGCGTCGTAGCTTCGAGCGATTCCAGAGCGGTCACGGTGCGCACTTGCGCCCAGACTATCAGCGGTTCTGCGAAGCCAACGCGGAGTGGCTAACCGATTATGCTCAATTTATGGCCATCAAGGAATCGCAAGGGGGCGTAAGCTGGCACGACTGGCGTCCCGATTTGCGTGATCGTAAACCGGCCGCCCTTGGGCAAGCCAGGCATGAACTGGCGACGACGATTGCCTACCATCAATATCTGCAATTTCTCTTCTTCCGCCAGTGGCAATCGCTCAAAGCCTATGCCAATCAGCAGGGTGTGCTGATCATCGGCGATGCTCCCATTTTTGTTGCCGACGACAGTGCCGATGTGTGGGCCAATCGTGATCTCTTTTTTGTGGATGAACATGGTCGACCGACCGTGGTTGCCGGTGTACCACCAGACTACTTCAGCGCCACCGGTCAGCGCTGGGGCAATCCTTTGTATCGCTGGGAACGCATGGCCGCCACCGGTTACCGCTGGTGGGTCGCCCGCATGCGCCAGGCCTTCACGCTCTACGACATCTTGCGCCTCGACCATTTTCGCGGTTTTGAAGCCTATTGGGAAGTACCGGCGAGTGCACCGACTGCGGTAGATGGGCGCTGGGTAGCAGGGCCGGGGGCCGACCTCTTCAACGTCTTGCAGGCCGAGCTGGGAACACTTCCCATCATCGCCGAAGACCTTGGTTTGATTACCCCTGAAGTTGAAGCCCTCCGCCAGGCATTTGAACTACCCGGCATGAAGGTGCTCCAGTTCGCCTTCGGGTATGATCCGGCCAATCCTTACCTACCCCACAACTACACCCCGAATTATGTCGTCTATACCGGCACGCACGACAATGATACGACGATTGGCTGGTTTGCCACCCTCGATCCGGCTACCCGTGCGGCAGTGTTGACCTACCTTGGCCGTACTGAAGAGACGATTGATATTGCCTGGGATTTGATGCGCCTGGGCATGATGTCTGTTGCTAACTATGCAATTACGCCATTGCAAGACGTTTTGCGTCTGGGATCAGAGGCGCGCATGAACACCCCCGGTCGATTGGGTGGTAACTGGGCATGGCGCTTTTCGGCTGAAGCGCTCAGCGCAGAACTGGCCGACAGATTGCGTCAACTTACATTTATCTACCGCCGACTTCAGCCGGCAAACACCTGA
- the recF gene encoding DNA replication/repair protein RecF (All proteins in this family for which functions are known are DNA-binding proteins that assist the filamentation of RecA onto DNA for the initiation of recombination or recombinational repair.): MYVHHLFLRDFRNYRRLDLALAPATTLFYGPNAAGKTSLLEAIFYLATTRSPRLSSDRELVRWDAVGEAGTPPFARIAADVERRIGPVRLEVLVQRRADDDGQPLNGAQKLVRIDKRPARAIDLIGQLRVVLFTPTDLTLVDGPPAERRRYLDITLSQLDPHYVRTLAHYQKILLQRNSLLRAWREQRRVPRHVDAELAYWDQELAAAGGYLLAERLRAIVELNDLAGPLYQEMSGGEDRLQIEYAASCDLGTARDAGGLAERLLLAFAAQRSDELARGQTLCGPHRDDLIFTVAGINLGRYGSRGQQRSIALALKIGEAGLMRRRSGEAPVLLLDDVLSELDAQRRAHLLALIHHPDQQTLLTATDLSDFSADFLAAVRRYRVEDGQVFAG, from the coding sequence ATGTATGTTCACCATCTGTTTCTGCGCGATTTCCGTAACTACCGACGCCTTGATCTCGCGCTAGCACCGGCAACCACACTCTTTTACGGGCCAAATGCCGCCGGCAAAACGAGTTTGCTTGAAGCAATCTTCTACCTCGCGACAACGCGCTCGCCACGCCTGAGTAGTGATCGTGAACTGGTGCGCTGGGATGCAGTGGGAGAGGCGGGTACCCCGCCGTTTGCCCGTATCGCTGCCGATGTAGAGCGGCGGATCGGGCCGGTGCGCCTGGAGGTATTGGTACAACGACGGGCAGACGATGATGGGCAGCCACTGAACGGTGCGCAAAAGCTGGTGCGCATTGATAAGCGTCCGGCGCGGGCAATCGATCTGATAGGTCAGTTGCGGGTGGTGCTCTTTACCCCTACCGATCTGACGCTGGTTGATGGGCCACCGGCAGAACGGCGACGTTACCTCGATATCACGCTCTCGCAGCTCGATCCGCATTACGTGCGCACATTAGCGCATTATCAGAAGATACTCTTGCAACGAAACAGTTTGTTACGCGCCTGGCGCGAGCAGCGACGAGTGCCACGCCACGTTGATGCCGAGCTGGCCTATTGGGATCAGGAGCTAGCGGCGGCTGGCGGGTATCTGCTGGCCGAACGGTTACGCGCAATTGTTGAACTCAATGATCTGGCCGGCCCGCTCTATCAGGAGATGAGCGGTGGCGAAGATCGGTTGCAGATCGAGTACGCAGCCAGTTGTGACCTGGGAACTGCAAGAGATGCCGGCGGCCTGGCCGAGCGCTTGCTGCTGGCGTTTGCAGCCCAACGCAGTGATGAACTGGCCCGTGGTCAGACCCTCTGCGGCCCTCATCGCGACGATCTGATCTTCACGGTGGCCGGGATCAATCTCGGTCGCTACGGTTCCCGTGGTCAGCAGCGTTCGATTGCGCTGGCGTTGAAGATTGGTGAGGCCGGTTTGATGCGACGGCGCAGCGGTGAAGCACCGGTGCTGCTGCTCGATGATGTATTGAGTGAGCTTGATGCTCAGCGCCGCGCCCATCTCCTTGCCTTGATCCATCATCCCGATCAGCAGACGCTGCTTACCGCTACCGATCTCAGCGATTTCAGTGCCGATTTCCTGGCTGCTGTCCGTCGCTATCGGGTTGAAGATGGTCAGGTGTTTGCCGGCTGA
- the fni gene encoding type 2 isopentenyl-diphosphate Delta-isomerase — protein MPGDDKTESRKIDHIRIVLHEDVAAKGIVTGFAAYRLPHRALPELDLNEVDTRTTFLGKPIAAPLLISSMTGGTASAEKINLALAEAAEYLGLPMGVGSQRAAVMDPRLASTYQVRRVAPHIPLLANVGAVQLNYGFTVDHCRRAVEMIEADALILHLNPLQEAVQPEGDVNFKGLLARIEEVCRRLEVPVIVKEVGNGIGAADAIRLYEVGVRIIDVAGAGGTSWSEVERFRQPNDTGRRVASAFADWGLPTTECIREVRAALPDVTLIASGGVRSGVDVAKAIALGADLAGTARPALFDAINERGAEAVIEGLGAFIRELRVAMFCSGCANLQALRNLRLGERS, from the coding sequence ATGCCCGGTGACGATAAAACTGAGTCGCGCAAGATCGATCATATTCGCATTGTGTTACATGAGGATGTGGCTGCCAAGGGTATCGTTACCGGGTTTGCTGCGTATCGTCTCCCGCACCGTGCCTTGCCTGAGCTTGATCTTAACGAGGTTGATACCCGCACAACGTTTCTGGGTAAGCCCATTGCCGCACCGTTGTTGATCAGTTCGATGACCGGTGGTACAGCCAGTGCTGAAAAGATTAATCTGGCGCTGGCCGAAGCTGCTGAGTATCTCGGTTTGCCGATGGGAGTTGGCTCGCAGCGGGCCGCAGTAATGGATCCCCGGCTTGCCTCTACCTACCAGGTACGGCGAGTTGCGCCGCATATTCCCTTGCTGGCAAATGTTGGCGCTGTGCAGCTCAATTATGGCTTTACTGTTGATCATTGCCGTCGGGCAGTGGAGATGATTGAGGCTGATGCGCTGATTTTGCATCTCAATCCACTTCAGGAAGCTGTCCAGCCCGAGGGAGATGTCAATTTTAAAGGACTGTTGGCCAGGATCGAAGAGGTTTGTCGGCGATTGGAAGTACCGGTTATCGTGAAAGAGGTTGGTAATGGTATCGGTGCCGCTGATGCGATCCGGCTCTACGAGGTAGGGGTGCGCATTATCGATGTGGCGGGGGCTGGTGGTACCAGTTGGAGTGAAGTTGAACGCTTCCGGCAACCAAACGACACCGGGCGCCGTGTGGCGAGTGCTTTTGCCGATTGGGGGTTGCCGACAACCGAGTGTATACGTGAGGTGCGCGCCGCGTTACCCGATGTGACGCTCATTGCTTCAGGTGGCGTGCGGAGTGGGGTGGATGTTGCGAAGGCGATTGCGCTGGGTGCCGATCTGGCCGGTACTGCCCGTCCGGCACTTTTCGATGCCATCAATGAGCGGGGAGCTGAGGCGGTGATTGAAGGGTTGGGGGCATTTATCCGCGAACTGCGGGTGGCTATGTTTTGTAGCGGCTGTGCCAATCTTCAGGCGCTGCGGAACCTGCGCCTGGGTGAGCGCTCGTAG
- a CDS encoding PAS domain S-box protein: MNLNDNSTDSLLAECIAQRDRLRRIIETTNLLVVEIDAGGRITYINPACQRYFGVTPEECLQQIAWTFIHPEEQDQAREHFRALIAQQQPSDTFESRLLLRDGSILHLRWTIAIHYTDNGQFSSLTAIAHDIDQLHHMRTRQQLQEEELQTFKLLVELAPDGIAIADTQLRMTYTNQAFCTMLGYESLIGKTVVDITYPDDHQQLADIAKTLQQGQTVHTTIRYVRSDGSLITVQASALGLYNRDGQLTGFASINRDVTAQIEAEEELRQSEQRNRTLLAAMPDLMFLLSSDGVFLNYKPDPTGRLLVPPEMFLNRHVTEVLPPELATQILQRIDALKRSGEMQTFEYQIEIDNQVEVYEARMVLLQDNVMVLSRNITAQRQAERERAAMQEQIIQAQQATLRELSTPLMPIADGVVAMPLIGAIDSARAQQIMESLLYGVAEYKARVAIIDITGVKVVDTQVAGALIRAAQAARMLGAKVVLTGISPEIAQTLVHIGADLGAMKTKATLQEGIRYALAGKQ; this comes from the coding sequence ATGAATCTCAACGACAACTCAACAGACAGCCTGCTTGCTGAGTGTATAGCACAACGTGATCGTTTACGACGCATTATCGAAACGACCAATCTTCTGGTAGTAGAAATAGATGCCGGCGGGCGAATCACCTACATCAATCCGGCCTGTCAGCGATACTTTGGGGTGACTCCTGAAGAGTGTCTTCAGCAAATTGCCTGGACATTCATTCACCCTGAAGAGCAAGATCAGGCAAGAGAGCACTTTCGTGCGTTGATCGCTCAACAACAACCCTCTGACACATTTGAAAGCCGACTTCTCCTCCGCGATGGTTCTATCCTGCATTTGCGCTGGACCATTGCCATTCACTACACCGACAACGGTCAGTTCTCATCACTCACTGCCATTGCTCACGATATCGACCAGCTTCATCACATGCGCACAAGGCAGCAACTGCAAGAAGAAGAACTACAAACCTTTAAACTCCTGGTCGAACTTGCCCCTGATGGTATTGCCATCGCCGATACGCAATTGCGTATGACATATACCAACCAGGCTTTTTGCACCATGCTTGGCTACGAGTCACTGATTGGAAAAACTGTCGTTGACATCACCTATCCCGATGATCACCAGCAACTGGCAGACATCGCCAAAACATTGCAGCAGGGGCAGACCGTTCACACAACGATTCGCTATGTGCGTAGCGATGGATCACTCATAACGGTACAGGCTTCCGCACTTGGCTTGTACAACCGTGACGGTCAACTGACCGGCTTTGCGTCAATTAACCGCGATGTGACGGCTCAGATAGAGGCTGAAGAAGAACTGCGACAAAGCGAACAGCGAAACCGGACACTACTGGCTGCCATGCCCGATCTCATGTTCTTGCTCAGCAGCGATGGTGTCTTCCTCAATTACAAGCCTGATCCTACCGGTCGCCTGCTGGTACCCCCTGAAATGTTCCTCAACCGCCATGTGACTGAGGTGCTGCCACCTGAACTCGCCACACAAATCCTGCAGCGAATCGACGCCCTCAAGCGTAGTGGCGAGATGCAGACGTTCGAGTACCAGATTGAGATTGACAACCAGGTTGAGGTGTACGAAGCCCGCATGGTCTTGCTGCAAGATAACGTCATGGTGCTTTCCCGCAATATTACTGCCCAACGTCAGGCCGAACGCGAACGAGCAGCCATGCAAGAGCAGATAATTCAGGCGCAACAGGCCACGTTGCGCGAACTGAGTACGCCGCTCATGCCAATTGCTGACGGTGTGGTGGCGATGCCGCTGATTGGAGCCATCGACTCAGCACGGGCCCAACAAATTATGGAAAGTTTGCTGTACGGCGTGGCCGAATACAAGGCACGGGTCGCCATTATTGATATTACCGGCGTGAAAGTCGTTGATACGCAGGTTGCCGGAGCGTTGATTCGCGCGGCGCAGGCGGCCAGAATGCTGGGTGCTAAAGTGGTCTTAACCGGAATTAGTCCTGAAATTGCTCAGACGTTGGTGCATATCGGCGCTGACTTAGGTGCGATGAAGACAAAGGCTACCCTGCAAGAAGGTATTCGCTACGCATTGGCGGGCAAGCAATGA